From a region of the Ostrinia nubilalis chromosome 18, ilOstNubi1.1, whole genome shotgun sequence genome:
- the LOC135080688 gene encoding dihydroxyacetone phosphate acyltransferase, producing the protein MCEKSKFKDILEPRKTESGIFSFMSKAWYPKRTQTLDKIYSPQDIKDAAASSLFMEAIIEAESSKSGVSKEKLRREVLQYINEIGMEKKMHVIRWIGILSLKVAFKMNIGIYVNEPAVLKVKSTMGNNPVLFLPTHRSYADFCILTYLCYHYDIELPAVAAGMDFYSMFIMGQLMRETCAFYIRRTLTGAPLYAATLKQYVRSLVAKHAAPVEFFLEGTRSRSNKSLPPKYGMLSMTLMPLFARELSDITVVPVNISYDRLMEQNPYAYELLGVPKPKETTKGLLKWITTLNGHFGNMYINFGEPMSVRDYLKWTPYTDERLKPSELQTLSPEQFNQVQDVADYVVTQQQANSVATISNLLALVLMESLMNQRALPYDEVILEVDRMIKVLRSLGATVFEDDVRKNVDRVLVVQAKSWKLDKDRRLRIISSAPIDVTDELKKKMKGHTLKAETMVNAIPIIQVQMYVNPMLHYLVPSALISVIVQRGPHTYDDLARHYKELRKLLRHEFFHIEKTEEQTFQAAYDYCVRNDVVRSDSEEVTMGGPEGVRLRSLLQRAVWPALSSLLLCADVMTELKTCEHNRALKLVQERAESGPYHPYCLSLDSATHCLQGFVLAGALTRDKQAKSTNYNLVPAVMAECRSLVRSVLPSFAVDFSSRNAVMLDYRTKSHL; encoded by the exons atgtgtgAAAAATCGAAGTTTAAAGATATTTTAGAACCTAGGAAGACTGAATCTGGTATATTTAGTTTTATGTCCAAAGCTTGGTACCCGAAGAGAACACAAACTTTGGACAAAATTTATTCTCCACAAGATATCAAGGATGCTGCTGCTTCTTCTCTGTTTATGGAAGCAATTATTGAAGCG gaGAGTTCCAAGAGTGGTGTCAGCAAAGAGAAGCTGCGGAGAGAGGTGCTTCAGTACATCAATGAGATTGGAATGGAGAAGAAGATGCATGTCATCAGGTGGATAGGCATTCTATCATTGAAAGTTGCCTTCAAAATGAACATTGGGATCTATGTGAATGAGCCTGCGGTTTTAAAA GTAAAATCCACTATGGGCAACAACCCAGTCCTATTCTTGCCGACACATCGTAGCTATGCTGATTTCTGTATTCTGACTTACctctgctaccattatgataTTGAACTACCTGCTGTTGCCGCTGGGATGG ATTTCTATTCGATGTTTATAATGGGCCAGCTGATGCGCGAGACGTGTGCCTTCTACATCCGCCGCACGCTCACGGGGGCGCCACTGTACGCCGCCACCCTCAAGCAGTACGTTCGCTCGCTGGTGGCCAAGCACGCGGCGCCTGTCGAGTTCTTTCTAGAAGGCACTAGAAGCAGGAGCAATAAGAGCTTACCGCCTAAGTATG GTATGCTCTCAATGACGCTGATGCCGCTGTTCGCCCGCGAGCTATCAGACATCACAGTCGTGCCGGTCAACATCAGCTACGACCGGCTCATGGAGCAGAACCCTTACGCTTACGAACTGCTGGGTGTGCCCAAGCCGAAGGAAACCACTAAG GGCCTCCTAAAATGGATAACCACGCTAAACGGTCACTTCGGCAACATGTACATAAACTTTGGTGAGCCGATGTCAGTCCGAGACTATTTGAAATGGACGCCGTACACCGACGAGCGCCTCAAGCCTTCAGAGTTGCAGACATTATCTCCTGAGCAGTTCAACCAAGTGCAAGACGTGGCAGATTATGTCGTCACGCAACAACAGGCCAATTCTGTAGCGACTATATCAAATTTACTTGCATTAGTGTTAATGGAAAGTCTGATGAATCAACGAGCGTTGCCGTATGATGAAGTTATATTAGAAGTGGACCGAATGATAAAGGTTCTAAGGAGTTTAGGAGCCACAGTATTCGAAGACGATGTGAGAAAGAATGTCGATAGAGTATTAGTTGTGCAGGCCAAGTCTTGGAAGTTAGATAAAGATAGACGACTCCGAATCATTTCATCGGCGCCTATAGATGTCACGGATGAGTTGAAGAAGAAAATGAAAG GTCACACATTAAAAGCGGAGACAATGGTGAATGCGATTCCAATAATCCAAGTTCAAATGTACGTGAATCCGATGCTACACTATCTTGTGCCTTCTGCGCTCATATCCGTTATAGTACAAAGGGGACCGCATACATATG ATGATCTAGCTCGGCATTATAAAGAACTAAGAAAATTATTGCGGCACGAGTTTTTCCACATTGAAAAGACTGAAGAACAG ACGTTCCAAGCGGCGTATGATTACTGCGTGCGAAACGATGTGGTGCGTTCAGATAGCGAGGAAGTTACGATGGGAGGGCCCGAGGGTGTCCGGTTGAGAAGTCTACTCCAACGGGCCGTGTGGCCCGCGCTGTCATCCCTGCTATTATGTGCTGACGTCATGACTGAG CTAAAGACATGCGAGCACAACCGGGCGTTGAAGCTAGTGCAGGAGCGTGCAGAAAGCGGCCCCTACCACCCATACTGTCTCAGTCTGGATTCCGCCACACATTGCCTGCAAGGATTCGTGCTGGCTGGTGCTCTGACCAGGGATAAGCA